A single Populus nigra chromosome 13, ddPopNigr1.1, whole genome shotgun sequence DNA region contains:
- the LOC133671195 gene encoding pentatricopeptide repeat-containing protein At5g38730 gives MATLTPISNETQLLIQSICASVIKGSWKNLLRPKFGSNDYHLITTTATVHQVLLQLSLYDQSPCLSWALFKWIESSIPNYKHSLQSSWTMLYILTKHKHFKTAHAFLENIAFKDFLSTQSVLSSLVKIHDDPDVNSHVLSWLVIVYGNSKMTHEAIQVFEHMRVNGFRPHLHACTVLLNSLAKDRLTDTVWKIYKKMIKLGVVANIHVYNVLLHACCKSGDVEKAEKVLSEMELKCVFPDLFTYNTLISLYCKKGMHYEALSVQDRMEMAGISPDIFTYNSLIYGFCREGRMREAVQLFRDIKDVTPNHVTYTSLIDGYCRVNDLDEALRLKEVMSEKGLYPTVITYNSILRKLCEGGRLRDANILLNEMSERKIEPDNVTCNTLINAYCKIGDMRSALKVKDKMVGAGLKLDQFTYKALIHGFCKAKEIDKAKELLFGMMDAGFSPSYCTYSWLVDSYCKQQNEEAVIKLPDELVRRGLCVDVSVYRALIRRFCKIEKIDCAQRVLGLMKDKGIFGDSVIYTSLAYGYWKVGKVNVTSDILDEMYKKRLMITLKIYRSFNASYASDNSILSLFWNHVLERRLMSKNILKDMP, from the coding sequence ATGGCAACTTTGACTCCTATAAGCAATGAAACCCAGTTGCTTATTCAAAGTATTTGTGCATCCGTGATAAAGGGTAGCTGGAAAAATCTTTTGAGACCCAAATTTGGCTCTAACGATTACCATCTCATTACAACAACAGCAACAGTTCATCAGGTACTTTTGCAACTCTCTTTATATGACCAAAGTCCTTGTCTTTCATGGGCTCTCTTTAAATGGATTGAATCTTCTATTCCTAACTATAAACACTCATTACAATCTTCATGGACCATGCTTTATATTTTGACGAAGCATAAGCATTTCAAGACTGCTCAtgcttttcttgaaaatattgcTTTCAAGGACTTCTTGTCAACTCAATCTGTTTTGAGTTCATTGGTGAAAATTCATGATGACCCAGATGTGAATTCTCATGTTTTGAGTTGGCTTGTGATAGTTTATGGGAATTCCAAGATGACCCACGAGGCTATTCAGGTTTTTGAGCACATGAGAGTGAATGGGTTTAGGCCCCATTTACATGCTTGTACTGTGCTATTGAATTCGTTGGCTAAGGACAGGTTGACGGATACAGTGTGGAAAATTTATAAGAAGATGATTAAACTAGGGGTTGTAGCTAATATTCATGTGTATAATGTGCTGCTTCATGCTTGTTGTAAGTCTGGGGATGTGGAGAAGGCAGAGAAGGTTTTGAGTGAAATGGAATTGAAGTGTGTTTTTCCGGATCTTTTCACGTACAATACGTTAATTTCGTTGTACTGTAAAAAGGGCATGCATTATGAAGCCTTATCTGTTCAAGATAGGATGGAAATGGCAGGGATTAGTCCTGACATTTTTACTTATAATTCACTTATTTATGGGTTTTGTAGAGAAGGTAGAATGAGAGAGGCTGTGCAGCTTTTTAGGGATATCAAGGATGTTACTCCTAACCATGTGACTTATACTAGTTTGATTGATGGCTATTGTAGAGTAAATGACCTTGATGAAGCTTTGAGATTGAAGGAGGTGATGTCGGAAAAGGGGCTGTATCCAACTGTTATTACTTACAATTCAATTCTGCGCAAGTTGTGTGAGGGAGGCAGGTTAAGAGATGCAAATATACTGTTGAATGAGATGAGTGAGAGGAAAATTGAACCAGATAATGTCACTTGTAACACGTTGATCAATGCCTACTGCAAGATAGGTGATATGCGATCTGCTTTAAAAGTGAAGGACAAGATGGTGGGGGCTGGGTTAAAGCTAGACCAGTTTACTTACAAGGCATTGATCCATGGATTCTGCAAGGCAAAAGAGATTGATAAGGCTAAAGAGCTCTTGTTTGGTATGATGGATGCAGGATTTTCTCCTAGTTATTGCACCTATTCATGGCTTGTAGATAGTTATTGCAAGCAACAAAATGAAGAGGCAGTCATCAAACTTCCAGATGAGTTGGTGAGAAGAGGTTTGTGTGTTGATGTATCAGTGTACAGGGCGCTAATAAGGAGGTTTtgtaaaatagaaaagattgaTTGTGCTCAAAGAGTACTTGGTCTTATGAAAGATAAGGGTATATTTGGAGATAGTGTCATATACACAAGTTTGGCGTATGGTTACTGGAAAGTTGGAAAAGTCAATGTTACTTCAGATATTTTAGATGAAATGTACAAGAAAAGGCTGATGATCACTCTCAAAATTTATAGATCTTTTAATGCTTCTTATGCCAGTGACAACAGCATCTTAAGTCTCTTCTGGAATCATGTGCTTGAGAGGCGCCTAATGTCAAAGAACATATTAAAAGATATGCCGTAG
- the LOC133671197 gene encoding uncharacterized protein LOC133671197 isoform X1 — translation MGSLKEIVDKKQKKKRNKKANDSDFSEKDVMIKTEDGRNKVNKSAEKKKKRKREKGNNVDGSDTIWISKEDDETKAEGEKKRNKLRKKTKRSGEQNNAVVGKSDQLGAESEDGFNELKGKSEKSKKKKREHDTSKEDENMLEKRGGTNQDEACCISSGDEDSSKGMKKWLTEYHQSRPGLKVLQQRLDEFIIVHEEKLEQERKEREAQAAEGGWTVVKHHKGRKKTTDSESGITVGSVAPAAVENQMTKKKPKEVGLEFYRFQKREAQRSEIMALRSKFEEDRKRIQQLRAARKFRPY, via the exons ATGGGGAGCTTGAAAGAAATAGTAGacaagaagcagaagaagaaaaggaacaagAAGGCTAACGATAGCGATTTCAGTGAAAAGG atgTAATGATAAAAACAGAGGATGGAAGGAATAAAGTGAACAAGTCTGccgagaagaagaagaagaggaaaagggAAAAGGGAAATAACGTTGATGGTAGTGATACTATTTGGATCAGTAAAG AAGATGATGAGACTAAAGcagaaggagaaaagaaaaggaacaaactaagaaaaaagacaaaaagaagtGGGGAGCAAAATAATGCTGTGGTTGGGAAATCTGATCAGCTTGGTGCTGAGTCTGAAGATGGTTTTAATGAACTAAAAG GTAAATCCGAGaaatctaagaaaaagaaaagggagcaTGACACATCAAAGGAGGATGAGAATATGCTGGAAAAGAGGGGAGGGACCAATCAGGATGAGGCTTGTTGTATTTCTTCTGGGGATGAGGACTCCTCAAAAGGAATGAAAA AGTGGCTTAcagaatatcatcaaagtaGACCAGGTCTGAAAGTGCTGCAACAAAGATTAGATGAGTTCATAATTGTCCATGAGGAAAAACTTGAACAG gaaagaaaagaaagagaagcccAAGCTGCGGAAGGGGGATGGACAGTTGTTAAACATCACAAAGGAAGGAAAAAGACAACAGATTCTGAAAGTGGAATTACCGTGGGCTCTGTTGCTCCAGCTGCTGTGGAGAATCAGATGACCAAGAAAAAGCCCAAGGAAGTTGGGCTAGAATTCTATCGGTTTCAGAAAAGAGAAGCTCAGAGGAGTG AAATTATGGCACTTCGAAGCAAATTTGAGGAGGACAGAAAGCGGATTCAACAATTGAGAGCTGCTAGGAAGTTTCGACCTTACTGA
- the LOC133671197 gene encoding uncharacterized protein LOC133671197 isoform X2 codes for MGSLKEIVDKKQKKKRNKKANDSDFSEKDVMIKTEDGRNKVNKSAEKKKKRKREKGNNVDGSDTIWISKDDETKAEGEKKRNKLRKKTKRSGEQNNAVVGKSDQLGAESEDGFNELKGKSEKSKKKKREHDTSKEDENMLEKRGGTNQDEACCISSGDEDSSKGMKKWLTEYHQSRPGLKVLQQRLDEFIIVHEEKLEQERKEREAQAAEGGWTVVKHHKGRKKTTDSESGITVGSVAPAAVENQMTKKKPKEVGLEFYRFQKREAQRSEIMALRSKFEEDRKRIQQLRAARKFRPY; via the exons ATGGGGAGCTTGAAAGAAATAGTAGacaagaagcagaagaagaaaaggaacaagAAGGCTAACGATAGCGATTTCAGTGAAAAGG atgTAATGATAAAAACAGAGGATGGAAGGAATAAAGTGAACAAGTCTGccgagaagaagaagaagaggaaaagggAAAAGGGAAATAACGTTGATGGTAGTGATACTATTTGGATCAGTAAAG ATGATGAGACTAAAGcagaaggagaaaagaaaaggaacaaactaagaaaaaagacaaaaagaagtGGGGAGCAAAATAATGCTGTGGTTGGGAAATCTGATCAGCTTGGTGCTGAGTCTGAAGATGGTTTTAATGAACTAAAAG GTAAATCCGAGaaatctaagaaaaagaaaagggagcaTGACACATCAAAGGAGGATGAGAATATGCTGGAAAAGAGGGGAGGGACCAATCAGGATGAGGCTTGTTGTATTTCTTCTGGGGATGAGGACTCCTCAAAAGGAATGAAAA AGTGGCTTAcagaatatcatcaaagtaGACCAGGTCTGAAAGTGCTGCAACAAAGATTAGATGAGTTCATAATTGTCCATGAGGAAAAACTTGAACAG gaaagaaaagaaagagaagcccAAGCTGCGGAAGGGGGATGGACAGTTGTTAAACATCACAAAGGAAGGAAAAAGACAACAGATTCTGAAAGTGGAATTACCGTGGGCTCTGTTGCTCCAGCTGCTGTGGAGAATCAGATGACCAAGAAAAAGCCCAAGGAAGTTGGGCTAGAATTCTATCGGTTTCAGAAAAGAGAAGCTCAGAGGAGTG AAATTATGGCACTTCGAAGCAAATTTGAGGAGGACAGAAAGCGGATTCAACAATTGAGAGCTGCTAGGAAGTTTCGACCTTACTGA
- the LOC133671197 gene encoding uncharacterized protein LOC133671197 isoform X3, with product MGSLKEIVDKKQKKKRNKKANDSDFSEKDVMIKTEDGRNKVNKSAEKKKKRKREKGNNVDEDDETKAEGEKKRNKLRKKTKRSGEQNNAVVGKSDQLGAESEDGFNELKGKSEKSKKKKREHDTSKEDENMLEKRGGTNQDEACCISSGDEDSSKGMKKWLTEYHQSRPGLKVLQQRLDEFIIVHEEKLEQERKEREAQAAEGGWTVVKHHKGRKKTTDSESGITVGSVAPAAVENQMTKKKPKEVGLEFYRFQKREAQRSEIMALRSKFEEDRKRIQQLRAARKFRPY from the exons ATGGGGAGCTTGAAAGAAATAGTAGacaagaagcagaagaagaaaaggaacaagAAGGCTAACGATAGCGATTTCAGTGAAAAGG atgTAATGATAAAAACAGAGGATGGAAGGAATAAAGTGAACAAGTCTGccgagaagaagaagaagaggaaaagggAAAAGGGAAATAACGTTGATG AAGATGATGAGACTAAAGcagaaggagaaaagaaaaggaacaaactaagaaaaaagacaaaaagaagtGGGGAGCAAAATAATGCTGTGGTTGGGAAATCTGATCAGCTTGGTGCTGAGTCTGAAGATGGTTTTAATGAACTAAAAG GTAAATCCGAGaaatctaagaaaaagaaaagggagcaTGACACATCAAAGGAGGATGAGAATATGCTGGAAAAGAGGGGAGGGACCAATCAGGATGAGGCTTGTTGTATTTCTTCTGGGGATGAGGACTCCTCAAAAGGAATGAAAA AGTGGCTTAcagaatatcatcaaagtaGACCAGGTCTGAAAGTGCTGCAACAAAGATTAGATGAGTTCATAATTGTCCATGAGGAAAAACTTGAACAG gaaagaaaagaaagagaagcccAAGCTGCGGAAGGGGGATGGACAGTTGTTAAACATCACAAAGGAAGGAAAAAGACAACAGATTCTGAAAGTGGAATTACCGTGGGCTCTGTTGCTCCAGCTGCTGTGGAGAATCAGATGACCAAGAAAAAGCCCAAGGAAGTTGGGCTAGAATTCTATCGGTTTCAGAAAAGAGAAGCTCAGAGGAGTG AAATTATGGCACTTCGAAGCAAATTTGAGGAGGACAGAAAGCGGATTCAACAATTGAGAGCTGCTAGGAAGTTTCGACCTTACTGA
- the LOC133671197 gene encoding uncharacterized protein LOC133671197 isoform X4 yields MGSLKEIVDKKQKKKRNKKANDSDFSEKDVMIKTEDGRNKVNKSAEKKKKRKREKGNNVDDDETKAEGEKKRNKLRKKTKRSGEQNNAVVGKSDQLGAESEDGFNELKGKSEKSKKKKREHDTSKEDENMLEKRGGTNQDEACCISSGDEDSSKGMKKWLTEYHQSRPGLKVLQQRLDEFIIVHEEKLEQERKEREAQAAEGGWTVVKHHKGRKKTTDSESGITVGSVAPAAVENQMTKKKPKEVGLEFYRFQKREAQRSEIMALRSKFEEDRKRIQQLRAARKFRPY; encoded by the exons ATGGGGAGCTTGAAAGAAATAGTAGacaagaagcagaagaagaaaaggaacaagAAGGCTAACGATAGCGATTTCAGTGAAAAGG atgTAATGATAAAAACAGAGGATGGAAGGAATAAAGTGAACAAGTCTGccgagaagaagaagaagaggaaaagggAAAAGGGAAATAACGTTGATG ATGATGAGACTAAAGcagaaggagaaaagaaaaggaacaaactaagaaaaaagacaaaaagaagtGGGGAGCAAAATAATGCTGTGGTTGGGAAATCTGATCAGCTTGGTGCTGAGTCTGAAGATGGTTTTAATGAACTAAAAG GTAAATCCGAGaaatctaagaaaaagaaaagggagcaTGACACATCAAAGGAGGATGAGAATATGCTGGAAAAGAGGGGAGGGACCAATCAGGATGAGGCTTGTTGTATTTCTTCTGGGGATGAGGACTCCTCAAAAGGAATGAAAA AGTGGCTTAcagaatatcatcaaagtaGACCAGGTCTGAAAGTGCTGCAACAAAGATTAGATGAGTTCATAATTGTCCATGAGGAAAAACTTGAACAG gaaagaaaagaaagagaagcccAAGCTGCGGAAGGGGGATGGACAGTTGTTAAACATCACAAAGGAAGGAAAAAGACAACAGATTCTGAAAGTGGAATTACCGTGGGCTCTGTTGCTCCAGCTGCTGTGGAGAATCAGATGACCAAGAAAAAGCCCAAGGAAGTTGGGCTAGAATTCTATCGGTTTCAGAAAAGAGAAGCTCAGAGGAGTG AAATTATGGCACTTCGAAGCAAATTTGAGGAGGACAGAAAGCGGATTCAACAATTGAGAGCTGCTAGGAAGTTTCGACCTTACTGA
- the LOC133671197 gene encoding uncharacterized protein LOC133671197 isoform X7, producing MIKTEDGRNKVNKSAEKKKKRKREKGNNVDDDETKAEGEKKRNKLRKKTKRSGEQNNAVVGKSDQLGAESEDGFNELKGKSEKSKKKKREHDTSKEDENMLEKRGGTNQDEACCISSGDEDSSKGMKKWLTEYHQSRPGLKVLQQRLDEFIIVHEEKLEQERKEREAQAAEGGWTVVKHHKGRKKTTDSESGITVGSVAPAAVENQMTKKKPKEVGLEFYRFQKREAQRSEIMALRSKFEEDRKRIQQLRAARKFRPY from the exons ATGATAAAAACAGAGGATGGAAGGAATAAAGTGAACAAGTCTGccgagaagaagaagaagaggaaaagggAAAAGGGAAATAACGTTGATG ATGATGAGACTAAAGcagaaggagaaaagaaaaggaacaaactaagaaaaaagacaaaaagaagtGGGGAGCAAAATAATGCTGTGGTTGGGAAATCTGATCAGCTTGGTGCTGAGTCTGAAGATGGTTTTAATGAACTAAAAG GTAAATCCGAGaaatctaagaaaaagaaaagggagcaTGACACATCAAAGGAGGATGAGAATATGCTGGAAAAGAGGGGAGGGACCAATCAGGATGAGGCTTGTTGTATTTCTTCTGGGGATGAGGACTCCTCAAAAGGAATGAAAA AGTGGCTTAcagaatatcatcaaagtaGACCAGGTCTGAAAGTGCTGCAACAAAGATTAGATGAGTTCATAATTGTCCATGAGGAAAAACTTGAACAG gaaagaaaagaaagagaagcccAAGCTGCGGAAGGGGGATGGACAGTTGTTAAACATCACAAAGGAAGGAAAAAGACAACAGATTCTGAAAGTGGAATTACCGTGGGCTCTGTTGCTCCAGCTGCTGTGGAGAATCAGATGACCAAGAAAAAGCCCAAGGAAGTTGGGCTAGAATTCTATCGGTTTCAGAAAAGAGAAGCTCAGAGGAGTG AAATTATGGCACTTCGAAGCAAATTTGAGGAGGACAGAAAGCGGATTCAACAATTGAGAGCTGCTAGGAAGTTTCGACCTTACTGA
- the LOC133671197 gene encoding uncharacterized protein LOC133671197 isoform X6, with amino-acid sequence MIKTEDGRNKVNKSAEKKKKRKREKGNNVDEDDETKAEGEKKRNKLRKKTKRSGEQNNAVVGKSDQLGAESEDGFNELKGKSEKSKKKKREHDTSKEDENMLEKRGGTNQDEACCISSGDEDSSKGMKKWLTEYHQSRPGLKVLQQRLDEFIIVHEEKLEQERKEREAQAAEGGWTVVKHHKGRKKTTDSESGITVGSVAPAAVENQMTKKKPKEVGLEFYRFQKREAQRSEIMALRSKFEEDRKRIQQLRAARKFRPY; translated from the exons ATGATAAAAACAGAGGATGGAAGGAATAAAGTGAACAAGTCTGccgagaagaagaagaagaggaaaagggAAAAGGGAAATAACGTTGATG AAGATGATGAGACTAAAGcagaaggagaaaagaaaaggaacaaactaagaaaaaagacaaaaagaagtGGGGAGCAAAATAATGCTGTGGTTGGGAAATCTGATCAGCTTGGTGCTGAGTCTGAAGATGGTTTTAATGAACTAAAAG GTAAATCCGAGaaatctaagaaaaagaaaagggagcaTGACACATCAAAGGAGGATGAGAATATGCTGGAAAAGAGGGGAGGGACCAATCAGGATGAGGCTTGTTGTATTTCTTCTGGGGATGAGGACTCCTCAAAAGGAATGAAAA AGTGGCTTAcagaatatcatcaaagtaGACCAGGTCTGAAAGTGCTGCAACAAAGATTAGATGAGTTCATAATTGTCCATGAGGAAAAACTTGAACAG gaaagaaaagaaagagaagcccAAGCTGCGGAAGGGGGATGGACAGTTGTTAAACATCACAAAGGAAGGAAAAAGACAACAGATTCTGAAAGTGGAATTACCGTGGGCTCTGTTGCTCCAGCTGCTGTGGAGAATCAGATGACCAAGAAAAAGCCCAAGGAAGTTGGGCTAGAATTCTATCGGTTTCAGAAAAGAGAAGCTCAGAGGAGTG AAATTATGGCACTTCGAAGCAAATTTGAGGAGGACAGAAAGCGGATTCAACAATTGAGAGCTGCTAGGAAGTTTCGACCTTACTGA
- the LOC133671197 gene encoding uncharacterized protein LOC133671197 isoform X5 — MIKTEDGRNKVNKSAEKKKKRKREKGNNVDGSDTIWISKEDDETKAEGEKKRNKLRKKTKRSGEQNNAVVGKSDQLGAESEDGFNELKGKSEKSKKKKREHDTSKEDENMLEKRGGTNQDEACCISSGDEDSSKGMKKWLTEYHQSRPGLKVLQQRLDEFIIVHEEKLEQERKEREAQAAEGGWTVVKHHKGRKKTTDSESGITVGSVAPAAVENQMTKKKPKEVGLEFYRFQKREAQRSEIMALRSKFEEDRKRIQQLRAARKFRPY; from the exons ATGATAAAAACAGAGGATGGAAGGAATAAAGTGAACAAGTCTGccgagaagaagaagaagaggaaaagggAAAAGGGAAATAACGTTGATGGTAGTGATACTATTTGGATCAGTAAAG AAGATGATGAGACTAAAGcagaaggagaaaagaaaaggaacaaactaagaaaaaagacaaaaagaagtGGGGAGCAAAATAATGCTGTGGTTGGGAAATCTGATCAGCTTGGTGCTGAGTCTGAAGATGGTTTTAATGAACTAAAAG GTAAATCCGAGaaatctaagaaaaagaaaagggagcaTGACACATCAAAGGAGGATGAGAATATGCTGGAAAAGAGGGGAGGGACCAATCAGGATGAGGCTTGTTGTATTTCTTCTGGGGATGAGGACTCCTCAAAAGGAATGAAAA AGTGGCTTAcagaatatcatcaaagtaGACCAGGTCTGAAAGTGCTGCAACAAAGATTAGATGAGTTCATAATTGTCCATGAGGAAAAACTTGAACAG gaaagaaaagaaagagaagcccAAGCTGCGGAAGGGGGATGGACAGTTGTTAAACATCACAAAGGAAGGAAAAAGACAACAGATTCTGAAAGTGGAATTACCGTGGGCTCTGTTGCTCCAGCTGCTGTGGAGAATCAGATGACCAAGAAAAAGCCCAAGGAAGTTGGGCTAGAATTCTATCGGTTTCAGAAAAGAGAAGCTCAGAGGAGTG AAATTATGGCACTTCGAAGCAAATTTGAGGAGGACAGAAAGCGGATTCAACAATTGAGAGCTGCTAGGAAGTTTCGACCTTACTGA
- the LOC133670529 gene encoding S-adenosylmethionine decarboxylase proenzyme-like, which translates to MALPVSAIGFEGYEKRLEISFLEPGFFSDPEGKGLRSLSKAQLDEILRPAECTIVDLLSNDQVDSYVLSESSLFVYPYKVIIKTCGTTKLLLSIPVILKLADALSLTVCSVRYTRGSFLCPGAQPFPHRNFCEEVAVLDDHFSKLGLNSVAYVMGGLDKTQKWHVYSASADIDSHSGPVYTLEMCMTGLGRKQASVFYKTHSSSAAAMTEDSGIRKILPRSEICDFDFDPCGYSMNAIEGSAISTIHVTPEDGFSYASFEAVGYDLQDLNLSRLLERVLACFEPTTFSVALHSNIKGAELRAKFPLDVEGYSGGGGNYEMLGKGGSIIYHSFARTGGSASPRSILKCCWSEDEKDEEAEEK; encoded by the coding sequence ATGGCGCTGCCAGTCTCTGCAATCGGATTTGAAGGTTACGAAAAAAGGCTTGAAATATCTTTCCTAGAGCCTGGCTTCTTTTCTGACCCTGAAGGGAAGGGCCTGAGGTCTTTGTCCAAGGCTCAATTGGACGAGATTCTCAGACCAGCTGAATGTACTATTGTTGATTTGCTATCAAATGACCAGGTTGATTCTTATGTCCTGTCGGAATCCAGTCTCTTTGTGTACCCTTACAAAGTTATTATCAAAACATGTGGGACTACCAAACTGCTTCTCTCGATACCGGTGATTCTTAAGCTCGCTGATGCCCTTTCACTCACTGTATGTTCTGTGAGGTATACTCGTGGGAGCTTTCTATGCCCTGGGGCTCAGCCATTTCCACACCGCAACTTCTGTGAGGAGGTAGCTGTCCTTGACGATCACTTCAGTAAACTTGGCTTAAACAGTGTGGCATATGTGATGGGTGGTCTTGACAAAACTCAGAAATGGCATGTTTACTCTGCCTCTGCCGATATAGATAGCCATTCTGGCCCTGTTTACACTCTGGAAATGTGCATGACTGGTTTGGGCAGGAAACAAGCATCTGTTTTCTACAAAACACATTCCAGTTCAGCTGCTGCGATGACTGAGGATTCCGGTATAAGGAAAATCCTTCCACGGTCTGAGATctgtgattttgattttgacccTTGTGGTTACTCTATGAATGCCATTGAAGGGAGTGCAATTTCCACAATCCACGTCACTCCAGAAGATGGTTTCAGCTACGCAAGTTTTGAGGCTGTGGGCTATGATCTTCAAGATTTGAATTTGAGTCGGCTGCTTGAAAGGGTCTTGGCTTGCTTTGAACCGACCACGTTCTCCGTTGCCTTGCATTCTAATATCAAGGGTGCCGAACTTCGAGCAAAGTTTCCCCTGGATGTGGAAGGTTACTCTGGCGGAGGAGGGAACTATGAAATGCTCGGGAAAGGTGGATCGATCATCTACCACAGCTTTGCAAGGACTGGAGGCAGTGCATCTCCCAGGTCTATCCTGAAATGTTGTTGGAGTGAGGATGAGAAGGACGAGGAAGCTGAAGAGAAATAA
- the LOC133671196 gene encoding uncharacterized protein LOC133671196, giving the protein MEKKKIDEYEPGPLPSPRPLDRFGFVKQEVNNSPHGLTKGRSAYEFEREERRVRKWRKMIGVGGSDWKHYVRRKPHVVKRRIRKGIPDCLRGLVWQLISGSRDLLLMNPGVYEQLVIYETSASELDIIRDISRTFPSHVFFQQRHGPGQRSLYNVLKAYSVYDRDVGYVQGMGFLAGLLLLYMSEEDAFWLLVALLKGAVHAPMEGLYQVGLPLVQQYLFQFDCLMKEHMPKLGEHFTQEIINPSMYASQWFITVFSYSFPFHLALRIWDVFLYEGVKIVFKVGLALLKYCHDDLVKLPFEKLVHALRNFPEGAMDPDTVLPMANSIKVSRRLEELKQEYDKKNGKLSHSTEINRNQGQLQ; this is encoded by the exons atggagaagaaaaaaatagatgaatatGAACCAGGACCGCTTCCTTCACCAAGACCACTGGATAGGTTTGGCTTTGTGAAGCAAGAGGTTAATAATTCACCACATGGTTTAACCAAAGGAAGGTCAGCTTATGAATTTGAGAG ggagGAAAGAAGGGTAAGAAAATGGAGGAAGATGATTGGGGTTGGAGGGAGTGATTGGAAGCATTATGTTCGAAGAAAACCTCATGTTGTTAAGAGGCGCATAAGGAAAGGAATCCCTGACTGTTTAAGGGGTCTTGTTTGGCAGTTGATCTCCGGAAGTCGAGACCTTTTGCTGATGAACCCTGGGGTTTATGAG CAACTAGTTATTTATGAGACATCAGCATCGGAGCTGGATATAATTAGAGATATTTCTCGGACCTTCCCATCGCATGTTTTCTTCCAGCAGAGACATGGTCCTGGTCAAAGGTCGCTGTACAATGTTTTGAAGGCTTACTCTGTGTATGATAGAGATGTTGGATATGTTCAG GGGATGGGATTTTTAGCTGGTTTACTACTTCTTTATATGAGTGAAGAGGATGCTTTTTGGTTGTTGGTTGCATTGCTGAAAGGAGCGGTCCATGCTCCAATGGAGGGATTATATCAG GTGGGTCTGCCTCTTGTTCAACAATATCTGTTTCAGTTTGACTGCTTGATGAAGGAGCATATGCCGAAACTGGGAGAGCATTTCACCCAAGAAATAATAAATCCTAGCATGTACGCAAGCCAGTGGTTTATAACTGTTTTCTCATACTCTTTTCCATTCCACTTGGCCCTTCGGATTTGGGATGTCTTCCTTTACGAG GGtgtaaaaattgttttcaaagTGGGTCTGGCACTGCTAAAATATTGCCATGATGACTTG GTCAAATTGCCCTTTGAGAAGCTTGTACATGCTTTGCGTAATTTCCCTGAGGGTGCAATGGATCCAGATACAGTACTGCCTATGGCTAACTCCATCAAG GTGTCCAGACGTTTGGAAGAGCTGAAACAGGAGTATGACAAGAAGAATGGAAAGCTTAGTCATTCCACAGAAATTAACAGGAATCAGGGACAGTTACAATGa